One Chionomys nivalis chromosome 4, mChiNiv1.1, whole genome shotgun sequence genomic region harbors:
- the Pth1r gene encoding parathyroid hormone/parathyroid hormone-related peptide receptor isoform X3, whose product MDSDKGWTPASTLGKPRKEKASGKFYTESKENKEVPTGSRRRGRPCLPEWDNIVCWPLGAPGEVVAVPCPDYIYDFNHKGHAYRRCDRNGSWEVVPGHNRTWANYSECLKFMTNETREREVFDRLGMIYTVGYSMSLASLTVAVLILAYFRRLHCTRNYIHMHMFLSFMLRAASIFVKDAVLYSGFTLDEAERLTEEELHIIAQVPPPPAAAAVGYAGCRVAVTFFLYFLATNYYWILVEGLYLHSLIFMAFFSEKKYLWGFTIFGWGLPAVFVAVWVGVRATLANTGCWDLSSGHKKWIIQVPILASVVLNFILFINIIRVLATKLRETNAGRCDTRQQYRKLLRSTLVLVPLFGVHYTVFMALPYTEVSGTLWQIQMHYEMLFNSFQGFFVAIIYCFCNGEVQAEIRKSWSRWTLALDFKRKARSGSSSYSYGPMVSHTSVTNVGPRAGLSLPLSPRLLPATTTNGHSQLPGHAKPGAPTVENETIPITMGVPKDDGFLNGSCSGLDEEASGATRPPPLLQEEWETVM is encoded by the exons GACGTCCCTGCCTGCCGGAGTGGGACAACATCGTTTGCTGGCCACTAGGGGCACCAGGTGAAGTGGTGGCGGTGCCCTGTCCGGACTACATTTATGACTTCAATCACAAAG GCCATGCCTACAGACGCTGTGACCGCAATGGCAGCTGGGAGGTGGTTCCCGGGCACAACCGAACATGGGCCAACTACAGCGAgtgcctcaaattcatgaccaaCGAGACTCGGGAACGG GAGGTATTTGACCGCCTAGGCATGATCTACACCGTGGGATACTCCATGTCCCTCGCCTCCCTTACCGTGGCTGTGCTTATCCTAGCCTATTTTAG GCGGCTGCACTGCACGCGCAACTACATCCACATGCACATGTTCCTGTCGTTTATGCTGCGTGCCGCGAGCATCTTCGTGAAGGACGCGGTGCTGTACTCTGGCTTCACGCTGGATGAGGCCGAGCGCCTCACTGAGGAAGAGTTGCATATCATCGCGCAGGTGCCGCCTCCGCCCGCCGCTGCTGCCGTTGGCTAC GCTGGCTGCCGTGTGGCTGTGACCTTCTTCCTTTACTTCCTGGCCACCAACTACTACTGGATTCTGGTGGAGGGGCTGTACTTGCACAGCCTCATCTTCATGGCCTTTTTCTCGGAGAAGAAGTACTTGTGGGGCTTCACCATCTTTGGCTGGG GTCTTCCAGCTGTCTTCGTGGCTGTGTGGGTCGGTGTCAGAGCAACCTTGGCCAACACTGG GTGCTGGGACCTGAGCTCCGGGCACAAGAAGTGGATCATTCAGGTGCCCATTCTGGCATCTGTTGTG CTCAACTTCATCCTCTTCATCAACATCATCcgggtgcttgccactaagcttCGGGAGACCAATGCAGGCCGATGTGACACGAGGCAGCAGTACCG GAAGCTGCTCAGGTCCACGCTGGTCCTTGTGCCTCTCTTCGGTGTCCACTACACCGTCTTCATGGCCTTGCCGTACACCGAGGTCTCAGGGACACTCTGGCAGATCCAGATGCACTATGAGATGCTCTTCAACTCCTTCCAG GGATTTTTTGTCGCCATCATATACTGTTTCTGCAATGGTGAG GTACAAGCAGAAATCAGGAAGTCTTGGAGCCGCTGGACACTGGCATTGGACTTCAAGCGCAAAGCACGAAGTGGGAGTAGCAGCTATAGCTATGGCCCAATGGTGTCTCACACAAGTGTGACCAATGTAGGCCCCCGTGCAGGACTCAGCCTTCCCCTCAGCCCccgcctgctgcctgccaccaccaccaacggCCACTCCCAGTTGCCTGGCCATGCCAAGCCAGGGGCTCCAACTGTTGAGAATGAAACCATACCAATTACTATGGGGGTTCCCAAGGACGATGGATTCCTCAATGGCTCCTGCTCAGGCCTGGATGAGGAGGCCTCTGGGGCTACACGACCACCTCCATTGCTGCAGGAAGAGTGGGAAACAGTCATGTGA